One genomic segment of Rivularia sp. PCC 7116 includes these proteins:
- the ilvD gene encoding dihydroxy-acid dehydratase — protein MSDNFRSRVVTQGMQRSPNRAMLRAVGFGDKDFNKPIVGIANSFSTITPCNMGINILAQRAEEGVRDAQAMPQMFGTITISDGISMGTEGMKYSLVSREVIADSIETACNGQSMDGVLAIGGCDKNMPGAMIAIARMNIPAIFVYGGTIKPGHYDAKDLTVVSAFEAVGEYSAGNLPEKELLAVEKNACPGAGSCGGMFTANTMSSAFEALGMSLPYSSTMAAEDAEKADSTEESATVLVEAIRKQLLPRQIITRKSIENAISIVMAVGGSTNAVLHFLAIANAAGVELNIDDFETIRARVPVLCDLKPSGRYVATDLHKAGGIPQVMKMLLAHDLLHGDCITITGKTIVELLADIPEEPRSDQDVIRPWNNPMYKQGHLAILKGNLAAEGAVAKISGVKTPKITGPARVFESEESCLDAILAGKIQAGDVIVVRYEGPKGGPGMREMLAPTAAIVGAGLRDSVGLITDGRFSGGSYGTVVGHVAPEAAVGGTIALVEEGDNITIDASARLLQLEVSDDEIAKRRVNWRAPEPRYKKGILAKYAKLVSSSSLGAVTD, from the coding sequence ATGTCAGACAATTTCAGAAGCCGAGTTGTAACGCAAGGGATGCAGCGATCGCCAAATCGAGCGATGTTGCGAGCGGTTGGTTTTGGTGATAAGGATTTTAATAAGCCAATTGTGGGGATTGCTAATAGTTTTAGTACTATTACTCCCTGCAATATGGGAATAAATATATTAGCGCAAAGAGCCGAGGAAGGTGTTCGCGATGCTCAAGCGATGCCGCAGATGTTCGGTACTATCACGATTAGCGATGGTATTTCAATGGGAACTGAGGGAATGAAGTATTCCCTGGTGTCGCGAGAAGTAATTGCCGATTCTATTGAAACTGCTTGCAACGGGCAAAGTATGGATGGGGTGCTGGCTATCGGTGGCTGTGATAAAAATATGCCGGGAGCGATGATTGCTATTGCTCGCATGAATATACCGGCGATTTTTGTTTACGGTGGTACGATTAAACCCGGACATTATGATGCTAAAGATTTAACGGTTGTGAGTGCTTTTGAAGCCGTGGGAGAATATAGCGCTGGTAATCTTCCAGAAAAAGAGCTTTTAGCAGTCGAGAAGAATGCTTGCCCCGGTGCAGGCTCATGCGGTGGAATGTTTACTGCCAATACCATGTCTTCTGCTTTTGAAGCTTTGGGTATGAGCTTGCCTTATTCCTCTACAATGGCGGCGGAAGATGCAGAAAAAGCCGACAGCACCGAAGAATCGGCGACTGTATTGGTGGAAGCCATACGCAAACAACTTTTACCGCGTCAAATTATTACTCGTAAATCCATAGAAAACGCTATTTCTATAGTTATGGCGGTTGGAGGTTCCACAAATGCGGTACTTCACTTCTTGGCGATCGCCAATGCTGCTGGTGTGGAATTAAACATTGATGACTTTGAAACTATCCGCGCTCGGGTTCCCGTATTGTGCGATTTAAAACCCAGCGGCAGGTATGTGGCTACGGATTTACACAAAGCTGGTGGCATTCCACAAGTGATGAAAATGCTTCTTGCTCACGATTTATTACACGGTGACTGTATAACTATTACTGGTAAAACCATCGTCGAGTTGTTAGCAGATATACCCGAAGAACCACGGAGCGACCAAGATGTGATTCGTCCTTGGAATAATCCCATGTATAAACAAGGGCATTTAGCAATTCTCAAAGGCAATTTGGCTGCTGAAGGAGCAGTCGCGAAAATTAGCGGTGTAAAAACACCAAAAATAACTGGTCCAGCACGGGTATTTGAATCGGAAGAATCATGTTTAGATGCCATTCTTGCAGGTAAAATTCAAGCCGGTGATGTGATTGTAGTTCGCTACGAAGGACCTAAAGGTGGTCCAGGAATGCGGGAAATGTTAGCACCTACCGCCGCAATCGTTGGAGCAGGTTTACGCGATTCGGTTGGTTTAATTACCGACGGACGCTTTTCCGGGGGAAGTTACGGAACGGTAGTCGGACACGTAGCTCCAGAAGCCGCAGTCGGTGGAACTATAGCTTTGGTAGAAGAAGGAGATAACATCACTATTGATGCGAGTGCGAGGTTATTGCAATTAGAAGTTTCTGATGATGAAATAGCCAAACGTCGCGTCAATTGGAGAGCGCCAGAACCTCGCTATAAGAAGGGAATTTTGGCTAAATACGCTAAATTGGTTTCTTCTAGTAGTTTGGGAGCGGTGACGGATTAG
- a CDS encoding pentapeptide repeat-containing protein produces MKNQFAIATIVFLSSFSFTTAAQAANSQHVRQLLATKQCPNCDLSNAGLVMSDLSGADLRGANLSGANLSRANLSGADLRDANLSGAGLFGANLSNAKLSRVNLLGADLRNTYLVNAKLTDIEVESANLQGATGISSQIAKPEQFYAWGVASAEKGNLQQATQYFNQAINAKPDYAGAYLARGIARYHMLDSKGAFQDAQFAKKLFKSQKDITGLQTAQAFMLEIQTPQEGKVRPSKPDFVDFVGSLSSVLLQFLPF; encoded by the coding sequence ATGAAAAACCAATTCGCTATAGCTACAATCGTATTTCTTTCAAGTTTTAGTTTCACCACCGCAGCACAAGCAGCAAATTCCCAACACGTTAGGCAATTGCTAGCAACCAAGCAATGTCCAAACTGCGATTTGAGTAATGCGGGCTTGGTAATGTCGGATTTATCTGGAGCGGATTTACGTGGAGCGAATTTAAGTGGTGCAAATCTCAGCCGCGCAAACTTAAGTGGTGCCGATTTGCGCGATGCGAATTTAAGCGGTGCTGGGTTATTTGGTGCGAATTTAAGCAATGCAAAACTCAGTCGCGTTAATTTGTTGGGTGCCGATTTAAGAAATACTTACCTTGTAAATGCAAAGTTAACAGATATAGAAGTAGAAAGTGCTAATTTACAAGGAGCAACTGGTATATCATCTCAAATTGCCAAGCCAGAACAATTTTATGCTTGGGGTGTAGCTTCCGCAGAAAAAGGTAATTTACAGCAAGCAACACAATACTTTAATCAAGCAATTAATGCTAAACCAGATTATGCAGGGGCTTACTTAGCTCGGGGTATTGCTCGCTATCATATGTTGGATAGCAAAGGTGCTTTTCAAGATGCTCAATTTGCGAAAAAACTTTTCAAATCACAGAAAGATATTACCGGATTGCAAACAGCACAAGCATTTATGCTAGAAATACAAACACCCCAAGAGGGAAAAGTACGTCCATCGAAACCTGATTTCGTGGACTTTGTCGGAAGTCTCAGTTCTGTTTTGCTTCAGTTTTTACCGTTTTAA
- a CDS encoding SMI1/KNR4 family protein: MNLNEKLDKLAINPCTEEFIPLSEREIERIETKLKAVFPEDYRQFLSTYGECDFQQYAEYSTDDGGIYPGTFFGKNIEQAISEYKERLPVLMIPINEDAANNLICLSLREDDFGAIYFQNHSVGWNDSGDIENSKLKSCFRFADSFSSFICGLEIQ, encoded by the coding sequence ATGAACTTGAACGAAAAACTTGATAAACTTGCTATAAACCCATGCACAGAAGAGTTTATTCCCCTCAGCGAAAGAGAAATTGAGCGGATTGAGACAAAATTAAAAGCAGTTTTTCCAGAAGACTATCGGCAGTTTCTTAGCACTTATGGAGAATGCGATTTTCAACAATACGCTGAGTACTCAACTGACGATGGAGGAATTTATCCTGGTACATTCTTTGGAAAAAACATAGAACAAGCAATTTCAGAATATAAGGAGAGACTTCCCGTCTTGATGATTCCAATTAATGAAGATGCAGCAAATAATTTGATTTGTCTCTCATTAAGAGAAGATGATTTTGGAGCAATCTATTTTCAGAATCATTCTGTTGGGTGGAATGATTCTGGTGACATTGAAAATTCAAAGCTTAAAAGTTGTTTTCGTTTTGCTGATAGCTTTTCAAGCTTTATCTGTGGATTAGAAATTCAGTAG
- a CDS encoding pentapeptide repeat-containing protein, which translates to MHPQKNRQGLLVILTAILTGAALLTGVGIYLALKSVDKPFSSSDSSNSSDIPILQPDISQVPVETTAPSTIEKFAPEQSKVEITAPSQGKIKPGKNLGGVNWQGKNLRKMNLSNVNLGGANLKNADLSGVDLSSANLSGANLSGANLKKTNLSNADLRGANLTNANLQLADINGALLDGANLNGAVMP; encoded by the coding sequence ATGCACCCGCAAAAAAATCGCCAAGGCTTGCTTGTTATTCTTACTGCAATACTCACCGGAGCGGCTCTTTTAACTGGTGTGGGTATTTATTTAGCATTAAAAAGCGTTGATAAACCGTTTTCCTCATCAGACTCATCAAACTCATCAGATATCCCAATTTTACAGCCAGATATTTCACAAGTTCCGGTGGAAACAACTGCTCCCTCAACGATAGAGAAGTTTGCCCCTGAACAAAGTAAGGTAGAAATTACGGCACCATCTCAAGGCAAAATAAAACCTGGTAAGAACCTTGGCGGAGTCAACTGGCAAGGAAAAAACTTACGAAAAATGAATCTCAGTAATGTTAATTTAGGCGGTGCTAATTTAAAAAACGCCGATTTGAGTGGTGTGGATTTAAGCAGTGCCAATCTCAGTGGTGCCAATCTCAGTGGTGCCAATTTAAAAAAAACTAATTTGAGCAACGCTGACTTAAGAGGTGCAAATCTGACTAATGCAAACCTGCAGCTTGCTGACATCAACGGCGCTTTGTTAGATGGTGCCAATCTCAATGGTGCGGTAATGCCTTAA
- a CDS encoding TenA family protein — protein MISDELWKENLDLAQSCLEHPFVCGIADGSLERQKFAYYVGQDAFFLKSFARAYSIAAAKAPDFSVFTTFHNLAGGVLEELQLHQGYAREWNVDLKVQQLGNATRRYTDFLLATAWSDDIGSIAAAMSPCMALYAFLGTELAKNGIPNHQYADWIRTYSSSDFQPLTEQLASLLDTHGSNTAAVASAYRYAMSCELEFFQASWEVS, from the coding sequence ATGATTTCTGATGAACTTTGGAAAGAGAATCTTGATTTAGCACAAAGTTGTTTGGAGCATCCTTTTGTATGTGGAATTGCGGATGGAAGTTTGGAGAGGCAGAAGTTTGCTTATTATGTAGGGCAAGATGCTTTTTTCTTGAAATCTTTTGCTCGTGCTTACAGTATTGCTGCTGCTAAAGCTCCTGATTTTTCTGTATTTACCACGTTTCATAATTTAGCTGGTGGAGTATTGGAAGAATTACAGTTACACCAAGGTTACGCTCGCGAGTGGAATGTAGATTTAAAAGTACAACAACTGGGAAATGCAACTCGTCGCTATACAGATTTTTTATTAGCAACTGCTTGGAGTGATGATATTGGTTCAATTGCTGCTGCGATGTCTCCCTGTATGGCTTTATATGCTTTTTTGGGAACGGAATTAGCAAAAAACGGTATTCCAAATCATCAGTATGCAGATTGGATTCGTACTTACAGCAGTTCGGATTTTCAACCTTTAACGGAACAATTAGCAAGTCTTCTCGATACTCATGGAAGTAACACCGCAGCAGTCGCCTCTGCTTATAGGTATGCTATGTCATGCGAATTAGAATTTTTCCAAGCTAGCTGGGAAGTCAGTTAA